The window TGGGCCAACCAGCAGCTAAAGGGGACTGCATAAAGCTTTCATAAGGAGGGTTAAGGTGGCCTCACCTTTAATTTCTCATACTTCTTGGAATATGCTTCCATGGCTTCCTTGACCTGCTCTGGAAGCTCCAGCTTCTCCTCTTTGAGTGGTGGCCAGAACTCACTGGACAGGATAATGGCCACGAGGCTGAAGGGAGGCCTCTCCTCCTCAGGGAGCTTCTCTTCCTCATCCCGAATGTTGGCGTTAATGCGCCGCGAGTCGGCCATGTCCTGCAACAGGCACAGGAGGCTGAGGTGGCTCCTTCCCTTCAAAGCTAGTGCTAACCATTAGTGAAGGAGAGGCTTAAACAAGGTGAACAGCGTTCTCTCCAAACGATGATGGGGACACTGGAAAGGACATGATCAAGTGTGTCTACTTGGAAGTCTGCTACATACTCAGAAAAATTTGTGGGATGTTAGAGGAAGGGGTTACAACTCAACATTGCTTTCACTGAAGGCCCTCCACACCTGTGTTCTCCCTAGAGTGCTCCAAAAGAATCAAACTCTGGAGTCCCAACCCCAGAGGAGCTGGACATCTTCAATGCCAGGATActgcaggaagggcaggagagACAGCAGCACCAGAGTAACCACTCCCCAGAGCTGATAATCCAACCCACAGGGCTTAAAAACAGACATGATTTAAATGCACTTCTGCCTGTCACAAATCAGCCCCTCACTGGCATTCTGGAACCTCCACTTTCCTAAAAGACCCTTTTTGGGTCACTCCTCAagtccctccccttccccaatGGGCTCAAACACCTAGGACTTgaactaaaaaataaaaggagttACTTTTAACATGACTTCACAGTAGTGCATCTGAGCTTCACCAAACCTCAGCTTCAGCAGCTCCACGTTACGGATTTCCCTGGAAAGAGACACAGCAGGTCAGGGATGGGGTCCTCGCATGGACAAACTTGGCTTGGCCTCCATCTCTCATcacagagggaaagaaatgaAGTCCCTGGCACAAGGTGCTCTTCCTAGGAAGCAAGGCACAGTGTCTGCTCAGGATGGCTCCTGGTACCCAAGGGAGGAACAGCCACCTCCACTAGGTCAGCAGCTTTTTGAAGAcggaatcccagaatggttcaggctggaagggaccactggagctcatccagtcccacctccctgctcaagcagggtcccCTGGACAGTCACTCAGGGTTGTGTCCAGATGGGTTTGCAGTATCTGCAGGGAAGGGACCCCATAGCCTCTCTGGGCTCCTGTTCCACTACTCAGGCACCTCCCAGCAAAGgagttcttcctcatgttcaggtggaactttctgtgtttcagaaaCACATATCTTCCATCCCTTCCAGTTGGGGGGCCATCACAACATGTGGGATGGAGGTAAGAGCGTGTCAGTGCCTCCAAATTCCTACAAGCTGCTCTATCAGCACAAGCCAAGGGCAAGACTGAGCATGGAATTCTAGAGGCAAACTCAAAGCTGCAAAGGAATAGCCAAAGGCACTCCTGGCTCCACAAACAGCCTTTGACAGGACTGAGTCTGAAGGCTGCACCCTTCAGACAGCAGGTAAAAGAAAACTTGGGTGATTTTGGCCATGGGTCCTCACCGCTCAGCACTGTAGTTGAACTGGTGCAGCAGCCGGTCAGCCAGCAGCGTGCGGTACTCGTTGATGAACAGGTCCTTGCTGCCGTAGATGCTCACCAGGAGGCTGATGATGTCTGAGGAGCGACGCTTGGAGCTCGATTTTCCTGGTGGAATCCAGCAGACAACAGTGTGAGATGAACAGGgacctgccccatcccagctccagaggaCCAGCAAATGAGCTGCTCAGGGCTACAGCCCACCAGGGAAACCAGCCGGCTGCCAGGACTGCTGGGCTTGGCATCTCACCTGGATCTGCATCAACTGGGTCAGGAACCCAGTCCCCTGGCTCCGAGATGTCATCATCACTCTCCTGGCCATTCTCCAGGGTCACTGGGTCAGCTTTGGAGAGCTCGTTAGCCAGGTCACCCgagccctcagcatcccccgtGAGACCAGCCACGATCTGCCGCACCGTGTCCTCCCGAGTCCTGCCAGCGGCAACGGAAACGGagcaagggggaaggggaagagtgagtgagggaaggggagggaaaggggacgTGTCAGACTGCCCCACACGCTTCCTACCTCAGATACTTCCTGATGGGCTCACAGGCAACCTCCAGGATAACCATGGAAGGGTCCAGCTCCCGCAGGGCCTTTATGGCCGAGATATACAGAGTGATGATGTCAGAGGTGTTGACTCCTacaggagaggagcagagggagtCAGagtcctgcagcacagaaaaatggCTTGGATAGAAGGGGTTTGGATGGTCCAAACCCTCCGTTCTATCTGTggtgtgggaggaggagggctTGCTGCCCTACTGCCCAAGGCAATGGGGCAGATCAGATCCATGTGCCTGAGAAACCAGTTCTGAGCACGAACGGAGGCTCAGAGCTGAGCCCTAACAGTGCAAAGAAGCCTTTGCCCACCTGGACCAAAGATAAATTTTGTGCTCCTGACCATAGTGTAAAAATGAGGCCAAAGGGGGCTGAGATgccatcagctgctgctgccatgccCACTTGAACACAAAGAATGTGTGATGGGCACGGTGACTGCCCCTCGCTCCGCAAAAAGGAACCCAAACCAGCTCCAAGTAGATCCTCACTCGTGCCCAGGCTCCTCAATGTGTCAGGACACAGAAAAAGATGTAAAACCCACCAGGGTGCAGAAGTCTCATTTCCAGAGCACTTTTCAGggagctgagcagctgctgcctctggttAGTCCTTTCCAGGCAGAACTTGAGGTCCTCCACAGCAGGCTTTGACTCTGGGAAATCTGCAAACCAAGCAGTGATCAGGAGCAGTGCCAGGCTCTGAGgggaggcagggggaggcagtGTGGCACATCAGAGAGATCTGTCACCCACTCAGTCCCAGCCCAAGGGTGAAGCACCTCGGATGATGCTGAAGAGCTCCTCGATGCGCATGCTGGCGTAGATGCGGTAGAAGAACCTCTGGACGTGGCAGCGCCAGCGTTTCAGGGTGCTGCTGGCTTCTAGGGAGGACTGTGCCAaggggccatcctgcaggaaCACCCTGCTGAGCCACCCAATCACCTTCTCTATCCACTGCACAACAAGAGGGAGAAACAGATGTGAACACAGAGCTGGATGCACAGCCACATCCCAACCCACCCCAGGCAGCCACCACAGCCGGCAGAAAGGGGCAGCTGGACCAGGACAGCATcacccccagctgctcctcaaatGTGGCCCAGCCTGGGTTAAGCTGGGGAAAGCCCAGCTGAAAGAATTGGAACTTTAACTAAAGATACAGGATATGGACTGTGCAGCTGGGTGTGAGAAGATAAGGGGTGACCACAGACTTGTGTGCAGGCACTGGGCTCCAAAAAGGACAGGGTTTACTCCAAAACTTGCAGCCTATTTCATTCTTGCAGAGTTTTACCCCATTCTATACCCACAGAACTGTCCCATTCATAAGAAAATGAGCAAATTGCCCATTACACCATCCTTGACCCAAAATTTTTATGGTTCCTGAAATCAGTGAAAAGCAAACAAGATAACCCAAGAAGTCACAGATACCCAACACAACTCAGGCATTTGAAATCCAAATACCAGCCTTGTCACtgaattataaaataaaaacctgaaCAGAGAGCATAAGAAGGTTATTCTTTTATATTTGAGCTTTAGTGAGAAATGTGTAATTGTAAAATTTCAAACATACCCAATTACAACATCCAGATGTTTACAACaactgccttttttcccctcatcaaATAGCAAATGCATGCTACTTCCTGGTACAGTATTTGAGTACCATTATACTACAAGATATTCTATTACCACTCTAATACTAGatattagtatttttttataGATTCTGACAGCCTGAAACAAAAATACTAAGTCAAGGTTTGGTTCGctgatgtttatttttaattagctACTCGATGAGGAAACACTGAAGAAATGCACAAGTTTTGCCAGCACAAACTTGAGCACTACAAACACCTGGGCAAAACTGTGGAGAAGCTGATAAAGAATTCCCCTAAAGGACAGGGCTATAACTGATGCAAAGCAACATGATTTTAAGGAATTATTATCAAACTAACCCATTCTTCCCCTTGAGTTTATCTTCCCTGAATGCTCCTGTTACAGCCTGATTGTGACCTGACactccaggcagctgctgctgtgctggcaaaGAGGCTTTGCCCTCAGCACCTGTACTTTTCAGTGAGCTGTTTCTCAGACTTCTCTATTTTAACCTTTAGATTTCCAGgcctgtgctttttttttttttcccttaaaattcCTTCCTTAAAATTCCCTTCCTAATCCTGACATGCTCCAACATTCTAAGGCCAAACAAGAGGTGGAAGCAAGGGCAGCATCTGACAAGCAGAATGCAGTTGTGTTTTCTGTGGTGCCCTGAAAATATCCTTAAACAACCTCCAGGTCATCCAAAAGCATTTCACACGAGGTGCAGTGAAGAAAGTGTTGCATAACAACCAAAAGGAAGTAAACACAAAAGGATTCCTGATGTTTGCAGGCAACAAAAACGGTTGGCATGGCAAAGAGTGAGGGATCCAGGATGTCTGGCTTGCGTGGGAACCTGGCTGCAGGCCTGGTTCTCCAGCACAGGCAAATGCAAGATCATGAGCAAGGAGCCCTGAGCTCAGGATTGTGTCCTGGAGGAGCCATAACCTGGAGAAGAACTTTATTTTAAAGTCATGGTGGGTAAACAGCTCAACACAAACTTAGCTGAAATAGCAGCAAAGCATCTGGACAGGACAGCTGCAAAGCAAGATTTTAATTCTCTCTGTGGCCACTGGTGAGATCAATACCAGAGTATCCTCCCTTATCTTTGCTTCCAATTTTACAAGAGAATATGAAAGAGGACTGAAAACAGCCACAGAAATTCTAATGATGGGCTCACCTACACAGAGGGAGGACCCTCTGCAGGCCAGGTGGCACTTGTTGATCTTGTGGTTTGTAAACTGGAACCACAAAAATTCCTCCATTACTACAGACATCATGAGGTGAAATGTCACAGTCCTTCATGCACAGGTCAGAGCAAACCTTCCCCTCCAGCATCGGCCAAAATGGGAAGTTTTAGCCACCTCTTCTGCCAGGCATGGTGAATTCATAGCCCTGGACCAGATGTTTTAAGTTGGAATGTGCTTTTAGCCTGAGCTGCTAAAAACCAACAACAGCTGCACATCCTTATCACTATCTAtgacttcctgaaaggtggttgtatccaggtggggttggtctctttttccaggcagcactgacagaaccagaggacacagtctcaagctgcaccaagggaaatttaggttggatattagaaagaagattttcacagaaagggtgataaagctctggaatggctgcctggggaggtggtgcagtcaccatccctgggtgtgtttaaaacaagcctggatgtggcactgggtgccggGGTTTAGGTGAGGGGTTGGGgatgggttggactcgatgatttttaaggtctcttccaacccagtgattctgtggaTTCTGTGATCTCCCAGGGAGGACTCTCACTGCCCCCACACCTGCCTTACCTCCTGGAACTCGTTGAGGAAGGAGTGCTCGTACTCCCCGCGGCAGCGCTGCTCCATCCTCTCCTCGATCATCCTGTGCAGGATGGTGGTGACAGCGTCAGCACTCACCCTCTCCAGCAAATTCAGCCGACGGCTGCGGGCACAGGGACACCGTCAGGAGCGTGTAGGAGCAAAGGCACCAGCAAATCAAGAAAATCTTATACCTGAAGGCACCACCCTCCCTGTACATTCCACAGAGGCAGGCCCAGCTCAGGCCACATGCTCTGGCAGCACGCACAGATGCACTACGTATGTAACACATAGCACTACTGCTATCCTACCTTCCTTACAGACATTATATAAAGCCATCGAAAGCTTTTTCATTTAGAAGAGtttcatagaatcagagaatggtttggggtggaagagatcttaaagatcacctagtccaaacccctgacatgggcagggacaccttgcactgGTGTGCTTCTTTGTGGTCAGAGGCCTCACAGCAAGAGGAGGATATTCTCATACCCAGGGGGAGGAACCTTCTGTCTAAAGATCTGCTCTTGTTCAACCACCAGCTGAAAGCAGAAAGTCCACGTTGAGTTCTCTACCCACCACCATGAGACAGCCTGACCTCACACAGCTACTCCTGCTCTCAGGGATCAATAAAACCTGCTACTGCTCCCCATCCAGACACCCCTTGCTCCAAGTGACAGCCACCACCCTGTGAGATACCTACAGAATGTCATTGAGCTGCTGGAACTGCTCCATGGCTTCAGGGCACCAGCACTGCTCTctcttgctgctgcagcctgcacaGAGCTGGCCCTCTCCTCCGCCCTCCTCTGGGTCACTCTCCTGCTCGGCCTCACTCATGCTGCTCTCACACTCGTTCATTCCATCTTCTCCTTTCTTCCACTGCCGCATGTATATCCTGAACGTGCGGCTGTAGAACTGCTGGATCATCTCCTGGAAGGATTTGGTCGTGGAGAAGAAGAGGATAGCTTTGAACATGGTGTAGACCTTCTCCTGCAGCGTCTGAGCACCTGTGCCCAGGAGCAGGCCTGCCTTGGTCcactgctccaggagctccaggctGTTCAGGTAGGGCTCCAGGTGGCACTTGAGCAGACCGAAGGCGTCCAGGAGCAGCGCGGCGCACTGGGGCTCCTCGGCCGTGCTCTCATACTGGCCAATGCAGTTCCAGAACTCGGGGCCGATGTTCACCTGCAGGTCAGTCTGCAGCACCTCGATGAACCACTCCTCCACAATGGAGTGCAAGTCGTAGCACTGCAGCACGTCCAGGGCTGCCCGGAGCTCGGCATCCTGCAGCGGCCCTGCAGCTTTGGGCCTTGGGGCTGCCTGGAAAGCGGAGGGAA of the Anomalospiza imberbis isolate Cuckoo-Finch-1a 21T00152 chromosome 21, ASM3175350v1, whole genome shotgun sequence genome contains:
- the ANAPC2 gene encoding LOW QUALITY PROTEIN: anaphase-promoting complex subunit 2 (The sequence of the model RefSeq protein was modified relative to this genomic sequence to represent the inferred CDS: inserted 1 base in 1 codon; deleted 2 bases in 1 codon); its protein translation is MSISAMVRSMWARVDRSPARLSLVSDKRRESVAIRACSRPRSSSSARIRPLSSSRRTRSSDSPAGRHRHSGAAPSDGPGPGPGPSPPGPAHPPAAPRGAPAARLRCRSSRRPXAAPPLPAARMELSAAWHTLSTALVPPAALGLAAPRPKAAGPLQDAELRAALDVLQCYDLHSIVEEWFIEVLQTDLQVNIGPEFWNCIGQYESTAEEPQCAALLLDAFGLLKCHLEPYLNSLELLEQWTKAGLLLGTGAQTLQEKVYTMFKAILFFSTTKSFQEMIQQFYSRTFRIYMRQWKKGEDGMNECESSMSEAEQESDPEEGGGEGQLCAGCSSKREQCWCPEAMEQFQQLNDILRRLNLLERVSADAVTTILHRMIEERMEQRCRGEYEHSFLNEFQEWIEKVIGWLSRVFLQDGPLAQSSLEASSTLKRWRCHVQRFFYRIYASMRIEELFSIIRDFPESKPAVEDLKFCLERTNQRQQLLSSLKSALEMRLLHPGVNTSDIITLYISAIKALRELDPSMVILEVACEPIRKYLRTREDTVRQIVAGLTGDAEGSGDLANELSKADPVTLENGQESDDDISEPGDWVPDPVDADPGKSSSKRRSSDIISLLVSIYGSKDLFINEYRTLLADRLLHQFNYSAEREIRNVELLKLRFGEAQMHYCEVMLKDMADSRRINANIRDEEEKLPEEERPPFSLVAIILSSEFWPPLKEEKLELPEQVKEAMEAYSKKYEKLKAMRTLNWKYHLGLVSLDVELADRTLSLSVSPVHAAIILHFQTKSTWTLTELSEVLKVPVTSLKRKMTLWLQQGVLREEPEGTFTVIEEEQKDQVEKVVLIDSDEEGDSAMASQADQKEEELQLFWTYIQAMLTNLESLSLERIHSMLKMFVMTGPVVTEIDIQELQGFLQKKVRDQQLIYSGGVYRLPKNCN